Part of the Mycobacteriales bacterium genome, CTGCTAGCCGGGTGTAGGTTCGCGCGAGGGATGTCCGCTGGCATGTGCTGACCTGGGTTCCTCCGGACCTTCTCAACGATTTGTCCGGCATTTTTTCTCATTGGTTTGTCCATTTCCTTTGGCTGCGGATCTGCTGTCTTCTCCAGCGCAGCGGGGTCTGGTCGGGGTCGGCCACGCGTCCGTTGCCGCGAGCGGGGCGCTTGACCCTTACGTGGCGTCATGCCACATAGTCGGTGGCGTGGAGGAGTACCTGACCGTGGGACGCCTGGCCGAGCTGGGCGGCGTGACTGTCCGCACGCTGCATCACTACGACGAGATCGGGCTCGTGTGTCCGTCGGCGCGGACTGCAGCCGGGTACCGGGCCTACTCGGCGGGCGACGTGGAGCGGCTGCGGGAGGTGCTGGCTTACCGGCGGCTGGGCTTCGGGCTGCGGGAGGTCGCGGACCTAGTCAGCGACCCGTCCGCTGACGCGGTCGCGCACCTGCGCCGTCTGCGCGGCCTGCTGCTGGAACAGCGCGACCGGACCGACGCCATGGTGACGGCCATCGACAGGGAACTCACGGCACCGGCGAAGGGAATGGCAGTGACACCAGAGGAACAGCTGGGAATGCTGGGCACGCGGTTGTATGACGCCATCGGGGGGGCGTACCCCGCGACGCGGCGCACCGATCCTCGGATCGCCGCGCAGGTCTGGGACGCGCTCGGCGACGCGCGGACGGTGCTGAACGTCGGGGCCGGCACTGGCTCCTACGAACCGCCCGGCCGCGACGTCACCGCGGTGGAGCCGTCGGCGGTCATGCGGGCGCTGCGCCCCGAGGGCTCGGCACCGTGCGTGGCCGCCGCCGCGGAGAGCCTGCCGTTCGAGGACCAGTCATTCGACGCCGCGATGGCCTTCAGCACCGTCCACCACTGGCAGGACCCGGTCGCCGGGCTGCGCGAGATGCGGCGCGTGGCCCGCCGAGTGGTGGTGTTCACCTACGACTCCAGCGAATTCGCCTGGCGCCGACGGTTCTGGCTCACCCGCGACTACCTGCCTGAGGCCGCCGACCACGCCGACACGGACTGGCTGCCCCGGCTGGCCGACGCGATCGGGGGCCAAGCGGAACCGGTGCTCATCCCGTGGGACTGCGCCGACGGCTTCCTCGAGGCATACTGGCGCCGGCCCGAGGCCTACCTGGAGGAACATGTGCGCCGGGCGTGTTCGGTGTGGACGCGGGTCGGACCGGAGGCCGAGCAGCGGGCCGTGCGCAGCCTGCGCGAGGATCTTGACTCGGGCCGGTGGGCTGAGAACAACCGCGACCTCGCCGGCCTCGACGAGGCAGAGCTCGGCCTCCGCCTGCTCGTAGCCTGAACCGCGTTGCATCCTCAGCATGGTGGCGGATCCTGGTCTGCCGGCTGGCTGGCGTCTCGCTGCGGGGGCGCGAGGGCGCGGACGGCGGGGTGGCCGAGAGCTTGGAGGAGTGCGTTGCCGCGGGCGGTCGGCCACATGGGGTGCCCGGGGCTGAAGCGGTGGTAGAGCGTTGCGCCGATGTCTCGTTCGAGCCGCTGGAACTGGTGGATGAGCGCGGAGGGGTGGGCGCCGATCTGTCTGGCTGCGGTGCCGATGGCAGGGTAGGCCATGGCTTCGCGGAAGCGGTGAAGCCGCTGCCAGCCGTGCAGGCTGCCCTCGACGGCGCGGCGGATGTCGGGTGGTATGTCTTCGCCGAGGGTGGTGATCATGTCTGGCCTGCTGTGGACGCCTTTGGGCCGGCTGGCTATCCCGTGGCGGCGGGCCGCGGCGATGACGGTCATGACGCTGACGTCGAGTTCGGCGGCGATGTCGGAGTAGGAGCGGCGGGCGTACTGGTCGCGCAGCCACTGCGGGTCGATGGGGGTGGGCTGCCAGGCGTTGGTCAGGGGGATGCCGTGGTCGCGGGCGCGGGCGGCCAGGTGCGTGCGCGGGATCCCGGTCTCGGCCTCGATCTGGTGGAGGGGTTTCCGTGCGGTGGTGTACTCGCGGTCGAAGAACTCGCGGGTGAGCAGGGTGCGTGCGCGGTCCTGCCATTTTCCCCAGGCGGCTGGCGGGGTGGACGGTGCCCACTGGCGGGCGGGGCGGGGAACCTTCTCCAGCGCGAGGCGGACGTGGCTGATGGTGGTGCCCAGCTGCGCGGCGGCTGTGCCGGGCGGGATGCCGCCGGTGACGATGAGCCGGGTGACGGCGTCCAGGTCGATGTCGCCGGGGTCGCGGCCGGCCAGGAGGGCGGTGGCGTGCTCGTGCAGCGCGGCGCGCAGCGGCGTGGTGAGCGTGTCGGTGAAGCCCAGGTAGCGGGACTTGTCCTGGCGGTTGGTGAAGGCGAGCGGGCAGCGGGGGTCGGTGAAGTCGGCTCCGGTGAGCAGCTCGTAGACGTAGCGGCCGGCGTCACGGCGGCGGCGGTCTCCCTTGCCGGGGTGAGCGCTCGCGCGGCCGCATGCCTCCCGCCACTGGTCCTTGCTGATCGCCTCCGCGGGGATCAGGTCCCGGCGTCGCTGGTAGTCGACGGGGCTGCCGTGCTCGTCGAGGTAGGTGGCCAGCAGGGCGGTCGCGGTGAGCACGCTGTCGTGCCCGCGTGCGGTCAGGGTCCGGAGGATGGAGTTGATCGCGACGCTGCTGCGGTGCGAGTGCGGGCCGTCGCCGGGGTGGATGGCGCGGGTTGTCTTGCCGGGCAGGAGCAGGCAGGTGGCGATGGCCGAGCGGAACGGGACGGCGGCGAGTCCCTCGGGTGGCATCAGGCGGACCGCCCAGCCGGGCCAGAGCAGCTGCGGGACGCACCGGGCGCGGGCGGCCAGCTGCGCGGGGCTGCTGCGAGGGACGGAGGCGTGCGCGGTGCCGGTCCGGTAGCGGAGCCGGTCCAGGGAGATCAGGCCCGGGTCCATGGCGCGCAGGAACCTTCCGCGGGCGGCTTCGGACAGCCGGCTCCACTGGCTGGGCATCATCGCCGTGGGCCGCGGGCAGCGGGGTCGTGCTGCCCCGCCGCGGCATCCAGGACCGGCGCAATCAGCCCGGTGTCGATAACCGCCGGGCGGCGGTAGCCGGCCAGGAACCGGACATTGGCCAGCAGCCGCGAGTCCGCTCCCGACCACGCCTCGAACGCCCAGCCCCGCCCGGTGCAGACCTGCAGCGTCCAGGCGAACTGCGACCGGACCCCGGGATCGGCCATCCGGGACGGTGCCTTGACATCCACGACCGTGACCCCGCCGTCCACGCCCACCAGCAGCAGGTCAGGCACATGACGCCGGTCCCGGGTGCCGTCCGTGCCGGCCAGCAGGAACGGCTGCGCGGCAATCCCGGCCACGGACGGGTCGAAATCGGCCAGCATGACCCGCGCCAACTCCAGGCGGCTCTCGTATGCCAGCAGCCGCGACATCGATGAAGACCAGTACCAGCCCGAATAATGCAGCCTGCCCTGATAAGAACGGAACTCCCGCACCGGCAGCCCGGCAACCA contains:
- a CDS encoding MerR family transcriptional regulator; amino-acid sequence: MEEYLTVGRLAELGGVTVRTLHHYDEIGLVCPSARTAAGYRAYSAGDVERLREVLAYRRLGFGLREVADLVSDPSADAVAHLRRLRGLLLEQRDRTDAMVTAIDRELTAPAKGMAVTPEEQLGMLGTRLYDAIGGAYPATRRTDPRIAAQVWDALGDARTVLNVGAGTGSYEPPGRDVTAVEPSAVMRALRPEGSAPCVAAAAESLPFEDQSFDAAMAFSTVHHWQDPVAGLREMRRVARRVVVFTYDSSEFAWRRRFWLTRDYLPEAADHADTDWLPRLADAIGGQAEPVLIPWDCADGFLEAYWRRPEAYLEEHVRRACSVWTRVGPEAEQRAVRSLREDLDSGRWAENNRDLAGLDEAELGLRLLVA
- a CDS encoding TnsA-like heteromeric transposase endonuclease subunit; this translates as MWRHADVVAGLPVREFRSYQGRLHYSGWYWSSSMSRLLAYESRLELARVMLADFDPSVAGIAAQPFLLAGTDGTRDRRHVPDLLLVGVDGGVTVVDVKAPSRMADPGVRSQFAWTLQVCTGRGWAFEAWSGADSRLLANVRFLAGYRRPAVIDTGLIAPVLDAAAGQHDPAARGPRR